GTCCACAATAGCACTATGAAAACCGACCACCACAAAgtagaaggaaaaagaaaagaaacaatatACGTCGAAATGCGTGGTACTTACTATGTATAGTAGTCATAGCCTACATTATTTACTGATGTGGAACGTTAGTAGAATACACGTGAAAGAAAATAATAGAAAAAGAGCAACGCGTCTTTACCTTTTCTGCCTATATTAAGAAAAGTACAGATAGAGGCTAAGTATATCTCGCAtgacgtgcacacacacacacacacacacacacacacacacacaccatcgGTAGTTACATCCCATGCGCTGTGCCATGCAGTCGTCTTTTGTGGTAGGCACGTTGTGACACATACTTTCGATTTGTCGCTTCATCTACTTGTAGAAGTCCGTTCGTCAAGGGATTCCAGTCGGATGGATGTTACCTGCTCTTCTCATGGGCTTTACGTATATCCATGCGTAATGCCCTGTAAAACGTTAATTCAGTACCGCACCTGATCCGACATCGCAATTTCTTGAATGTCACTGCAGTTCACCATAGAGCCCCGATTACCTTCCAAAAAAGCATGGTGAAGTATTTCGCTGCCCTATTCGTAGCCATAAAAATTTCCTAGCGAACAAAAGTAGAAAAGGATCTTTCTTTTGTCTTGTAAGTGGTTAAACTATCGCGATGGTGGTCAAAATTATTGTTGTGGGCAACAAGCTGCGAACAGAGCaataaagaaacaacaaaaagcacaGTGTTGcggcaagggcgaagcaatgactGCAGTAGTATCAAATTGTAATTTCATACGAAGGAAGCTTGGGAGCTAGCTTTTTTTATACGATATCGCGTGAATCTACAACGTAAGCATGACATTGGCGGACTTATTGTCGGAAAGGCCATGTACAGCGGGGATGAGAGGAAGCCACACCGATGGAATGCAAAGGAATGCAAATCTATAGGAGAACATGAGCATGGTTTAGCACGGAATGCCGCGTTTCGATTGATGTAAAATGCTGGAGGCCTCTGCGCGAGGCTGGAAGCATCGCGCAGAGGCCGGAGGTTTCTAAAGTGAATTTTAGAATTTTAGAAAGAGGCTGGAGTTTCTAAAATTGTATTTTAGAAACTCCAGGCAATCTCaaattccgaagccctccaccacggcgtcgtttataatcatattgtggctttGGTACGTAAGACTCCAGCAAACATTTTGTGAATCCTTAAGACACCTACTCAAGTTTCTGTCGTTTTTCAATTGTAGGCTTCAGCGAGATCACTTCGATGTTAACGAGCACGTTAAGCAATGTTAGGGGATAAAAACAAATGTGGAATGTTTATCTTCCACGCCAATATAATTTGTCCTGTTTGAGCACAGTCACTATCGACAAAGATGATGCCCTGAGGACAGCTGTAACGCCACTCCTGCACTTCGTGACAGAGATTTGTCGCGTACGTGCTATATTTGCGTCGCTTTTTATCCCAGCACTTCTCTTGTTGCGACACGCCATCCTTCACCGTGCCAAGAAACAATGATTATCGCTGGGGTCAGCGTTTATAAATGTGCTGGAAACATTAGAGGATAGCCTTCGCAATGGTGACGAACGCTACTCGAATTCAAAGCTTCACGCACTTTCGTAACATAAAGGTTCACGTACTTAAGCTGCCTAACGCGATTCCCTACACAGGCGCTGGGTTGCCAGACGACCCACAACAACCTGGACGTGGTAAACCAGTGTGACACTCTCGTGGTGGCGCTCAAGCCCAATGTGGTGCCCGGCGTGCTGGAGCAAGTGGCGTCCGCAGTGCAAAAGCGACACCTGGTTGTCTCCCTGGCGATGGGCGTCACGCTCAGCGACATACAGCAGGTGGGTCACTATACACTTTTCGCACGCAGAACCTTTCCGCGGAGTTCCCGGAGTGGTAACTAGCACTGAGTTAGTTAATCGGAAAGGTAATGCGACAAAGAGAGGTGTCGTACTATCGTAACTTGTCACTGAGGAAACTCAAATCAATCGTTAAGGACAAGACCTCTGCGATTGGCCCTCGCAAGGTGCCATATCGCTTAAAGCGCTTCGCAAGAGCTAATTGTGGAGGCCACGTAAAGAGTGGCAACTAATGAATGACACCGATGTACAGGAGGGATCCCAAGTTTCCGGGCTGCTACCGCATGTTATCTTATATGACAGTGCCACAGCCTCGGAACCTTTGACCACCCTAAAACCTTTCGAATTTTCTATTCTAATGTTGAAGCCCCCTGCCAGTTCACCTGTCACGGACTTCATGGTTCCCTGTTATATAACAGTGCTCGCCAGCCGTCACTAACGGGTGCTGGCTTTTAGTTTGCAGTGTTGTTATGCGAGGAATGTAGGCCATTTTCACTCTTATCATAGCTTTTCATAATGCGACCCCCTTGTATTATTAACAAAGTGACCTGTAGACGTGGCCACAAGAAACATTGATAGCGTTATATAGCAGCTGTCGCAGTGAACCTGGCTTCGGTTTCGGCGGTGCAGTTCGTGAGGTAAAAGTGCCTTTATATTGATATAATAACAATAAAAGTTCTAGGCGGAATCGAAACCAGGCAGCCCGCATGGTCAGTAGCCGGTAGCGTTGCCAGAAATGTGTTCAAGTGTCTGGAGGGGTGAGGGGGGTTTAACTATaatttatgtatgttcgtgcgtgcgtttatATGTGTACGTGTATATATACATACGTGCTAATTCCACCAGCTACGACAGTGTGCGCGGAAgtcaggtgttctaccacactgcCTATaaacgagagcacgcctatctcgcacccaggcgccttcggcggtataccctcgctcccagagacgccagaATTTGTTTTTTAACTGCCAAGGCGTGCCTAACTAGAATGGCAAGCACTGGCTCTGTGACTTTAAAATGTGAGAAAAGCGCCTGTTCATGCTGCACCAGCTTATAAGaagtcatctgggtaccactgcgccgCCTTCGGATGCAAAAACAACCAGCGCAACAGTAAGATGTTACTCTACACTGTTTGTGAAGATCCCAACACGATGCTGCAATCGTGCTGGTGCGTTATTTTGCGATTGCACACATTTCCATCCGCAAGAAAAAAACGCCAAGCTCCACCGCCAGTGGATATAATCACAATCGGAAGGAAAAACTACGAGTCCAGTAAAAGTGTACGAGTAAAAATAATTACTCCGTTTACTCGAGAGCGACACGCCAGCTGCTCCACTCtacagcagcgatttgcatgCAGTATGCCTGTATAGCATGGGGCACCAAATCATTGCCGTACTCTTTGGCAGGCTGCATGCCAGTAATAGTTTATATTATTACTCACGCGTAGATGCAAGCACCGCGAACTTATACAACTGTGCAAAGGGACGTGAACGACGTGAAAAGCATAGCTTTCGACTCGGTCACACTGCGGCATGCCTTGACTCACTAGACGAATCTGTGCTTTCGGttggcgtcaccgtagcattttaaaatcttgttctggttgGTACTTTCGCTACGCGTGTGTGTCCCGAGTGCCCGGCATGTGTGGCAAATAATAAATACATGCAGTGCATGAGCACAAGTTGGAGCGAggttctagcgctacgttgacgccgacttacagcacaaattctgccttgccacagccaaggcaTGCCGCAGTGCGACTTAGTCGAAAGAAACTCTTTccactgttcgcgtttctttcaagcGCAGCATTACGTACCcgatgaagttgcttccgcagtTTGCAATACACGTGCTGTAGACATTCCAGACTGCTGAAGAAGGTCTCCTCGATGTTTCACTCGACATCAGCTTGAGATTCCAGGAGAGGAAAAGCGAGAAACATTCTTACAGCCGCGCTCGGGTTGTGCAGTTTTGCGTTCAATTTGCTGAGCGCCTGCTCATGTGGCAGTGCATGGTTGctgcttcgccgcgcttgcaacagatggcgcgacGCGCTTTTCAATGTGGCAGCACGCACTGAGCtcactgtgttctggtgtacaGCCAGTGCTTAAAACGGCCCTGAAAAGAGACCTTATATACAACCGTGGCTTGTTATAACAAAACATCACCGGTACTGTAAGATAGTTCGTTATGACCAATTTTTTTGTAACAGTAAACATCAAACTCCGCTTGAACAGGCATGAAATATGGCTTTAGCAAGAATTGTAGGTACAAAAAGGCGTCATTCTAGGCTCAAACTAACTGTAAAACCTCGTCACGTGAGCGTCTAAAGTTTTATCCGTTGCGTTCACACGGTGGTGCAATGAGTGAAAGgcactttttattgcgatagcaactatggGGAACGTGCATTGAGCCGGTGGCGCCGCTGCGTGGGAGGGAACGAAACGAAGTGGCGTGATACGTGCAGCAGCCGCTCCACGAGCCGAGTCGTGTCACGCTGGTCAAGGAGCTTTCCAATGTCGCGCATGAattgctgcgtcgtcaactgcGCTTATAGCTACGAGAAACGCCCTCCTGGAACAAAGTTCTTCCGTTTTCCGGGGCGAAAATGCCTCGTAGACCAGCGGGAACGGTGGATTCGCAGCGTACGCCGTGGGAAGTAAGTGATCCTGTGCATGTTTATGGAGTACGTGTTGTTGCTAGTTCTATTTGAATTTACGCCCCACGCTAGCgaaccgtatatgtatacatatatgtaaatgcaagaaagaaaaaaatcagaaaaaagaCTCCAGCACGCGGAGTCTAACTTGGGTCCTCTGAATtgcgagtgcgaggcgttagccactgagccaccaaagATCACATCCCcaaacgttgaaacggcaagctatttatatctccCACTTACCTCTGCAGATGGGactcggggggaactatcgtggtttcagcattaccagcaaaatggTGCAATTAACGCGCGTCACCACATTGCATGGCGGCGCGtgctctaatctcccacgcgtactttgccccgcttagacgagggaagcgacgctccctcgcgcgcccttatccaACGCCACCTAGTCTAGGTGGCGTTGCCTTATCTCGCGGGGAGGATCGAACGTCTAGGCTGGCCTCGGGTTTTACcttgaacgattctgttgtagttaccgggtgtacaaaggttactgcaatcattggcagcctccgtttgcgaaaagcgcgcgcttttgagacacagtgaagtaactgagacgcttattcacgagcatccgtacctgtgaatacgtttcgtgcgtcattttcaCGCGGGAAACGTGGGACACGTTTCAATCTGCGTTtcattttgcgcgtgaccttccaattatttgctatcgcgttcattgtttcgcctctgcagcaaagctgtgacttttgttCCCCGCTGGATGACTAAAATTTCCGCAACATCCAGCcatgcttccattcgtccatccgtcatccatccatccacccacccctCTATCCACTCGTTCATCCGTCCTTCCTAATCTGCCTGATTTGCGCAGAGACTTCCCTCGGAGACGCGCGTGGTGCGCGTGATGCCCAACACGCCGTGCCTGGTGCGCCAGGGCGCCAGCGTATTCGCCCGCGGGATCGCGGCCACCGCAGAAGATGCGAGCCTGGTGTGCCGACTGCTGGCCAGCGTGGGTCACTGCGAGGAGGTGCCCGAGTCACTCATGGACGTCGCCACGGGGCTGAGTGGCAGCGGACCGGCATACGTGAGTGCCACATGACGAttgatgatgaaaaaaaaaaacctgacagGGTCCCTTATGAACTTGCCTAAGCTAACTTGATAGCGAAAGGCATCTGCTTCTTTTCTAAGGCGAAAGTTCTAGACGTAGAGTTTCCTATAAGTACGCTTTAGGAAAGGCTGacgctagtgtttatgggagctgcggCGATTCAGCctgcatggaaatgatgggtagtacacacatttgtctaatcttcgttcttTCGGCTTTGTTTGGCTTCTTGTGGCTTGGAGCCAATTAGACACGAGACGACAATCAGTTACAAATGTTCGGCAGTTGCAtttcaccaccttaaccttttaggcACACtgattcaaatcgggtcacgaagtttacAACGGTCCGTTCTTTTACTGCAAACAAAACCaaaaaaactgcaataaacaaagccacaagtgcgtttgaagcgacaagcacgaagactaggcaaattcgtgtaccgcgccatcattcccatggtggctgaattatcgcagcgccagagtcccctctagcaaattttttgaaactttatGACCGtatagatgcctcatcaaacgcgaattTTGACCATCGGCGTTCCGCGTCCCATGGCGTCGAGGaggagtgcgaaaaaaaaaataatcgtcatctcgagatgacgtcacgcgtgCCGTCACAATAACGTCACCAATAGTCAAAATAAGCGGCGCATTATGACGTCTCAGTGGCATCACAATACATGATGATGTCATCACACTGCACGTCTCGTCAAATTCTCACTTCTGGGGTCCTCGTTTTATGTGTAAAAATCGCTTTGCATCTTCACTTAGTCAAAGGTGCCTTCGATCGCGGAGGCAATGCGAAACCAAGTTAGGTGCCTTCGTTTTCGGAGGCAGGACATAAACCTCGTTATGTGCAGAAATCTGTCGAAAGAAAAAGATGGCGGCTttcgccatagagtttcctaaaattaactagaggggactctggtggTACGATTGTTcaacgaccatgggaatgatagcgtatagtacatggatttgcctagtcttcgtgcttgcggtcggcgaatcgcacttgtgcttcgtttattgctgtgttttggttttgtttcgaacgaaagaacaaaccgtttgaacttcgtgagctgaTTTGAAATAAAGATCTTAAAATATGAAGGTGGCGAAGCCCAACTGCCGAACATTTGGAGATTATTGTTTTGggacaaagcagcttcaaaccAGGCGAAACCAAAAAAGAATGTAAGGTACAAAGATTAGGCAAATCCTTGTATTAGACACAATtgctatgctcgctgaagcgccatgcattgcagTTTTCATAGAccctagcgccagagttccctctagtctctgtgtaggaaactctatggctttcGCCCTTTTGTCTTTGTTTGTAAGTGAGTGTGTAAGGGGCCTTGTGTGTTTTTATTTAAAGCGCAGATCTTGCCGCTTTAAATAAAGCATAGCCCCCTCTCCCACACAATTTCAATCCCTGCAGGTATTCGTCATGATCGAAGCTCTCGCCGACGGAGCCGTAAGACAAGGAATGCCCAGAGATCTTTCGTACAGACTAGCTGCCAACACTGTCATGGTAAGTTGGCTACGAAAATTGTTATATCAATAGAACAGAACGTACGTATCAAACTGGGCGTCACCGATATATCAGAAGGACACTGTATAGCACCGCAACTTGCAAGATATGCGGCATATAACCTGCTAAATTCAAATATCATCTCTGGGAATGTGAAGCAAATACTAAAGACCTTAATAAAGGTGTTTTAGATGAGGTGGGCTGCACAGATCAGAGCTCGTCAACCAAATCTGGGGCGAACAGCAGGCCTTGGCATCCCGACCTGGGATACATCGGTCCGggccaagtcaagtcaagttcCTTGAGTCTgtgacgcacacacacactgggggattggccaaCAACCGGATAGTTTTAAAATTAATTCTTTAATAAAAGGAGGATTGGTTTATTAAAGAGAAATATAAAACAGGGTAAGTTTGTTAATGAAATAATAAACTGTATTGAAATAAAAACGATGAAGCGGCTCACTTGAATTTTAAAATGAGTTTGAAGTAAAAAAATAGAGCAAAAATAGATTTCAAAACCTAAACCTCTTGGAGCCTTTGACGAACTGCTGCAACGCGTTGAAAATTTTCCCGTCACTGTGCCCAAGAGACAAAGCCCCGAAAGGAAGCACATTTAGCGCATTTATATCTATTCCAAGGGGACAGAAAACGGCACCTAAACTGTTTTCGCGTAAGGGAGAGTATCTTTTACCGGAAATGAGGCAATGCTCGGCCAACTCATTTACTCTACAAAAAGAacaatgaggggaggctgccagaACAGCTCTGCGTAAATATAAACTTAGCTGCGGGGTCTGACAACGCAGTCTAGTCATTTCGACTTCCATTGCTCAAGTTTGACGTATATtactgttccaatgacacacgcAGTGCTTGAAGTCTGATGTGGTCGTTAGTGAAGGTGCAGGGAAATCATCTAACAGCAGTTTCCTCCTTAATCTAGCGCCTATAATAAATTCGAATGCCGGTAAAACCCCAATAACAGGCTTATTTAAAGACGAATTTGCCAGcccatctgccatttcattcatataaatgcTCTTATGTCCTGGAACCCAGACCAATTTGATCAGATTGAGATGCAAGGGAACTAATACTTTGAAGCCCTCTGAGCAGGCGAGTTCTCATTTGCAGTATGGGAtgcacatactgatagtgaatccGTCAAAACTACCGCAGAACTTATTGATTCCGTTATCTTGCAGAGAGCTAGAGTTAACACAAAAAAAATTCTGCTTTAAAATTAGGCACAAAATCTGGAAGACGAAGAGAAAAGAACCCATATAGGGTAGGAGAAAAAAAACTATCAAttccacattttttttccttgtgacGCATCAGTCGCTATGAGTGCTTTTATAGTCGTATGTACCAGATAATTGTTTACTAAGGGATTGACCGGTAGCTATATGATATAGCTTCTTAAAATCTGGGTGGCATCAATTGTTTCTGTTACTGATTGAAGGCACATGAATAATTCGAACGCTCAATGCGCACAAAAAGCTCTGTATAACCAGAAATTGAGGCGTATGAACTCTCAGTCAGTATTGTCTGAAAAACGAGTCAGGGTGGGCAACAAAAACTGTTTCTAAGCGCCTTACTGGTGATTTGTACAGCCTGAAAAATGACTGCGTAGCTAATAATTTAAAACGGGTAGCAAGTGAGGGAGACATAGCTTTCATATACGAGACCTTGATTGCTACAAACCATAGatgtggcattgcacgtacgcgtctgcttcagctacgggaggtaccaggttcgatccccagtgccggccggccacccacTGGTTTATAAATGTGGGACAGGTGGGCTTCATTGTGGTGACGCGACGTCccgtggtgaagcttactctgcctggaggaCTCCCAACGCGTTTTGCGAGACCCGGTGATTGCTACAAACAGAGGGAGACCTAGGCCGGTGTCAAGGCTTGCCTCTCGATGACTACCAGAGGATATATGTCGTAAGCAAGTGCCCCAGTGTTTTACACGCACATAAACTTCAGTAATTCAACAGCAGGTGTCATTTGCTTCTTTCTGTCCGCATATAACCCGTTGAACTGGAAATTATTCTACGGTGAACGTTATCCCAATTCCGAATTCTGCTTCACTGAATAGAAGTTTTTACCATACGCAACCTCCACTGCTGTTCAGTGACTCGCGACAGATCTAGAACTGCATACTTTGAGAGTGTGTCTGCATACTAACGAATTCAATACGTTAACAAAATTACGTCTTTATGCGTGTTAAAAGAAATGGTGACCGATCGCCGGCCAAAATAGCCTTGAGGGTAGGTGGCAGGCCTTCCTTCTTCTACAGAGGAGGTTTTGTTCAGGCAGAGAGGTCAGTGTAATATTATTGTGGCAGATTTGATGGGCTCTATACGTTGCTCACAGATGAGACCGCCAGTTATGCGAACATTCACTGTTTTGAGTAATGGCAGTGACAGTACCTTGGTCGCCACCATGGTAGACCGCGAGGACTCCC
The nucleotide sequence above comes from Rhipicephalus microplus isolate Deutch F79 chromosome 2, USDA_Rmic, whole genome shotgun sequence. Encoded proteins:
- the LOC119170687 gene encoding pyrroline-5-carboxylate reductase 3 isoform X1, yielding MMTKRRSCSAHTWDETEDEEEEADKEQPACSKGVASAAKIMASCPVADKHLLDEIKALGCQTTHNNLDVVNQCDTLVVALKPNVVPGVLEQVASAVQKRHLVVSLAMGVTLSDIQQRLPSETRVVRVMPNTPCLVRQGASVFARGIAATAEDASLVCRLLASVGHCEEVPESLMDVATGLSGSGPAYVFVMIEALADGAVRQGMPRDLSYRLAANTVMGAAKMVLSTGRHPGALKDDVSSPAGTTCEGLWELEKAGFRAALIEAVTAATARAARGRH
- the LOC119170687 gene encoding pyrroline-5-carboxylate reductase 3 isoform X2; amino-acid sequence: MSIGFLGAGRIAQAMAKGFIESGVASAAKIMASCPVADKHLLDEIKALGCQTTHNNLDVVNQCDTLVVALKPNVVPGVLEQVASAVQKRHLVVSLAMGVTLSDIQQRLPSETRVVRVMPNTPCLVRQGASVFARGIAATAEDASLVCRLLASVGHCEEVPESLMDVATGLSGSGPAYVFVMIEALADGAVRQGMPRDLSYRLAANTVMGAAKMVLSTGRHPGALKDDVSSPAGTTCEGLWELEKAGFRAALIEAVTAATARAARGRH